Proteins encoded in a region of the Planococcus citri chromosome 1, ihPlaCitr1.1, whole genome shotgun sequence genome:
- the LOC135843063 gene encoding uncharacterized protein LOC135843063 produces the protein MSANINYNSIGKAFRPWNVHKILDRKLVSGRVRYLVKWKSTFAQVNTWETGESFSDQTVIKNFESQWQKNRRVQARRPVVVRQKTGSTSRRHSLTVRKRIIDVKIKNFKDLMKTEFRCCICFGVYKNPCVTECEHIFCDTCIETWKNERGTCPVCRAVLSRSEKKLIRLDNFIKNVTKIIKKV, from the exons ATGAGTGCCAATATAAATTACAATTCTATCGGGAAAGCGTTCAGGCCTTGGAACGTCCATAAGATTCTGGATCGTAAACTCGTATCTGGCCGAGTACGGTATCTCGTTAAATGGAAGAGCACTTTTGCTCAAGTAAACACGTGGGAAACTGGCGAAAGTTTTTCTGATCAGACcgtcatcaaaaattttgagtcgcAGTGGCAAAAGAACAGGAGAGTACAAGCTCGTCGTCCTGTAGTTGTCCGTCAAAAAACAG gtaGTACTTCCAGGAGACACTCGTTAACTGTCCGAAAACGAATAATCGacgttaaaatcaaaaatttcaaagatctcATGAAAACTGAATTCCGATGTTGCATTTGTTTTGGTGTATataaaaat cCATGTGTCACCGAATGCGAGCACATATTCTGCGATACATGTATCGAAACGTGGAAAAATGAACGCGGAACGTGTCCAGTGTGTAGAGCGGTACTATCCAGAtcggagaaaaaattaattagattggataattttataaaaaacgtaactaaaattattaaaaaagtcTGA